A section of the Candidatus Acetothermia bacterium genome encodes:
- a CDS encoding MoaD family protein yields MRVTVKLFGEFREAAGRERVELELPPGTTCKEALRQLVAQAPPVGALLFVGDRLRDHLHVFLNGRNVAHLRGLDTPLADGDALTFFTPIGGG; encoded by the coding sequence ATGCGGGTCACGGTGAAGCTGTTCGGGGAGTTTCGCGAGGCAGCGGGGCGGGAGCGGGTGGAGCTGGAGCTCCCGCCGGGGACCACCTGCAAGGAGGCCCTGCGCCAGTTGGTCGCCCAGGCGCCGCCGGTGGGCGCCCTGCTCTTCGTTGGGGATCGCCTGCGGGATCACCTCCACGTGTTCTTGAACGGCCGCAACGTCGCCCACCTTCGGGGCCTGGATACCCCCCTCGCCGACGGGGACGCCCTGACCTTCTTCACCCCCATCGGCGGGGGCTGA